A single genomic interval of Oryza sativa Japonica Group chromosome 7, ASM3414082v1 harbors:
- the LOC107281681 gene encoding auxin-responsive protein SAUR76, with protein sequence MPHHHHRRHGHAAAAAEAEEEAPSPRPSSAGCYTFLRSASRRGGAGGGGGYRRLDSSSAAGDVIRVEVGTTKGERSVFHVDQAVLEAGPVRRLLAAAGRRTRGGAVAVAVDVLLFEHLLWLQAAGDKGMLGYDDDESAAADLSEIVDFYSQDDDVDDSGHRGF encoded by the coding sequence atgccccaccaccaccaccgccgccacggccacgccgccgcggccgccgaggccgaggaggaggcccCGTCGCCGCGTCCGTCCTCCGCCGGCTGCTACACCTTCCTCCGCTCTGcgtcccgccgcggcggcgccggcggtggcggagggtaCCGGCGCCTCgactcctcctccgcggcggggGATGTGATTAGGGTGGAGGTGGGGACGACGAAGGGGGAGAGGAGCGTGTTCCACGTCGACCAGGCCGTGCTCGAGGCCGGGCCGGTGCGGCGCCTcctcgcggcggccgggcggcggacccgcggcggcgcggtggcggtcgCCGTGGACGTGCTGCTGTTCGAGCACCTGCTGTGGCTGCAGGCGGCCGGAGACAAGGGGATGCTgggctacgacgacgacgaatcaGCCGCCGCCGACCTGTCGGAGATCGTCGACTTCTACTCGcaggacgacgacgtcgacgactCCGGCCACCGCGGGTTCTAG
- the LOC107278388 gene encoding uncharacterized protein isoform X1 translates to MGGSRNNNGGKTAEAAAAASGTANTVVALVLLLVAASAVVFLLSPPTPAATRIGRHGDGGPRREPVELAIGLAGHESWLDAVRAWAKLACLKLRPPEPRYDLRSPAAVKAAAKEALEMGKVAVEHAAESAATAAEEAVGKTTVKLKRKLSPPTSPAGGRLDEDL, encoded by the exons ATGGGCGGATCAAGGAACAACAATGGCGGGAaaacggcggaggcggcggcggcggcgagcggcacggCCAACACCGTCGTGGCGCTcgtgctcctcctcgtcgccgcgtcgGCCGTCGTGTTCttgctgtcgccgccgacgccggcggcgacgcggatcGGCcgtcacggcgacggcggccccCGCCGCGAGCCGGTGGAGCTGGCCATCGGGCTCGCCGGACACGAGAGCTGGCTCGACGCCGTCCGCGCCTGGGCGAAGCTGGCCTGCCTGAAGCTCCGGCCGCCGGAGCCGCG GTACGATCTGCGCAgcccggcggcggtgaaggcggcggcgaaggaggcccTGGAGATGGGCAAGGTGGCGGTGGAGCACGCCGCagagtcggcggcgacggcggcggaggaggcagtGGGGAAGACCACGGTGAAGCTCAAGAGGAAGTTGtcgccgccgacatcgccggCGGGGGGGCGCCTCGACGAAGACCTGTGA
- the LOC107278388 gene encoding uncharacterized protein isoform X2: MGGSRNNNGGKTAEAAAAASGTANTVVALVLLLVAASAVVFLLSPPTPAATRIGRHGDGGPRREPVELAIGLAGHESWLDAVRAWAKLACLKLRPPEPREKVAWCCSRNGAAVEVCILTAACVCQGTICAARRR; the protein is encoded by the exons ATGGGCGGATCAAGGAACAACAATGGCGGGAaaacggcggaggcggcggcggcggcgagcggcacggCCAACACCGTCGTGGCGCTcgtgctcctcctcgtcgccgcgtcgGCCGTCGTGTTCttgctgtcgccgccgacgccggcggcgacgcggatcGGCcgtcacggcgacggcggccccCGCCGCGAGCCGGTGGAGCTGGCCATCGGGCTCGCCGGACACGAGAGCTGGCTCGACGCCGTCCGCGCCTGGGCGAAGCTGGCCTGCCTGAAGCTCCGGCCGCCGGAGCCGCG TGAGAAAGTGGCGTGGTGCTGTTCGAGGAACGGCGCGGCGGTCGAGGTGTGTATTCTCACGGCGGCGTGTGTGTGCCAAGGTACGATCTGCGCAgcccggcggcggtga